Proteins encoded in a region of the Candidatus Bathyarchaeota archaeon genome:
- a CDS encoding site-specific integrase — protein MTQESLSSLEPKIIKKLANPRIEKIHFHTLRHWKATMEYHKTKDILHVKQLLGHRSLDSTLIYTQLVHFPEDDEWHVAHAKTLEEEGELIKQGFEFVRFSKKHSVAIYRKRK, from the coding sequence GTGACACAAGAATCACTCTCATCCCTTGAACCAAAGATCATCAAGAAGCTTGCAAATCCAAGGATAGAAAAAATCCACTTCCATACTCTGCGTCACTGGAAGGCAACTATGGAATACCATAAAACAAAGGACATACTTCATGTTAAGCAACTGCTTGGGCACAGAAGCCTTGACAGCACTCTAATCTACACACAACTTGTCCACTTTCCAGAAGATGACGAATGGCATGTAGCGCACGCTAAAACCTTAGAAGAAGAAGGCGAGCTAATCAAGCAAGGGTTCGAGTTCGTAAGGTTCAGCAAAAAACATTCAGTGGCAATCTACCGAAAGCGAAAATGA